The genomic DNA CTCCTCGTGCTTCTGATGATCACGATCGCGGGGTGCGGAAGCGAGCGGCCGGACACCGTCGCCACCCCCACGCCCCCGGCTCCCCTGGGGCAGACGTTCGAGTCCGACCTGCAACTGGCCAAGGAGCTCAGCGAGTCCTACTGGCGGCAGGTTTTCTCGGCGGACGGGCTGGCCTACCGCCCGATCACCGCGTTCACCCCCTACCGGGGGTCCGGCGGCCCCGACTGCGGCGGCGAGCCCTCGATACCGAACAACGCCTTCTACTGCCCGGCCGGGCACTTCATCGCCTACGACGCGGACTGGATGCGCAGGCTCTACGACGAGATGGGGGACGGGGCGGTCTATGTGATCATCCCGCACGAGCTCGGACACGCCGTGCAGGCGCAGCTGAACAGCGGTTTCCGGCTCAACGTGGAGCAGGAGCTGCAAGCCGACTGCTACGCGGGAGGCACCCTGAGCGCGCTCGTCAAGGGAGGGTCGTTGCAGACCGAGCCGGGCGACGAGGACGAGCTGCTGCTCAACCTCGCCGCGGCGGGAGACCCCACCGACGACTGGCTGCGCCCCGACGCCCACGGTACGGCGGAGCAACGCCAGACGGTCTTCGCCCAGGGATACAACCAGGGCACCCGCGCCTGCTGAGGCACGTCCTGGACGTTGCCCGTGAATCCACCGGAAGGCCGATGTCCGCCGCCGCGGCCCGTCTAGTCTGAGGGCCGGTGATCAACCAGGGGGCGATGTCATGCGGAGGACGGTTCGCGAGATCGGCTGGGCCGTACGGGGTGCCTGCCGCGCGAGCGACCCCGAGCTGTTCTTTCCACTGGCGCAGTCGGCCGACCAGGAGGCTCGGGCGAAGGCGGTCTGTGCGGGGTGCCCGGTGCTGGCCGACTGCAGGGCCTATGCGGTGCGGGCGGCGGAGCCGGAGGGGATCTGGGGAGGGCTCACCGTTCAGGAACGGCGCAGCCTGCGCTTCCCGTCCGGATGGCGGCAGCCCGCCACGGGATGAGCCCGCCGTGCGTAGTGTCGGACCCGACAGACCGTGACGGATCAGGGCGAGGCGAGTCATTCCGCGGCGGATCAGGCCGTGGGCGGAGCAGGCGGCTGATCACACCGAGGCGTATCAAAACGAGGCTGATCAAACCGGGGCGGATCGGGGCGTACGCGTCCGGGGCGGGGAGTGGTGGATGTGGCGGACGGCGAGGCGAGGGTTCGGGTCCCGGTGGGCGTGGTGGACGGCGAGGCGAGGGTTCGCGTCCCGGTGGACGGGGCCCGCGATGCGGTGACGGCCGGGTCCCGGTGGGTGGGGCGGTGAAAGCCGAACGGAGGGCGACGCTCGCGGGCGCGGTGGCCGTCCTGGCGGCGGCCAATGTGCTCAACAACCGTCTCGCGCCGCGCCTGGCCCCGCTGACCTCCGCCGCCGCCACCGGTGTGCTGCTCGCCCTGGCCCGCCGTTCCGGGCTGTCCTGGTCCGAACTGGGGTTTCACCGGCGCTCACGCGGTCTGCGGATCGGTGGCGCCCTCGCCTCGGCCGTCGCCGCGGTCTACGGTGCCGGGATCGCGATCCCGGCCACCCGCCGCTTCTTCCGCGACGAGCGGGCGCTGTCGCTGTCCCGCTCCCGCGCTCTTGAGGAGGCCCTGCTCCAGGTGCCGATCGGCACGGTCCTGCTGGAGGAGGTCGGCTTCCGCGGCGTGCTGCACGCGCTCCTGGCCCGTTCCTACGGTCCTCGCACGGCCGTCGCCGTCTCCTCGGCCCTGTTCGGCCTCTGGCACGTGCTCCCCGCGATCGACATGACGGCCGCCAACCCCGCGCTGAGCGGCCTGGTTTCGGTGGAGACGCCCGGCGACGGTGACGTGCCGTGTGGCGGGTCGCGCGGTGGCGTGCCGCGTGGTGACAGTGGTGGCGTGCCGCGTGATGACGGGTCGCGTGGTGACGGTGGTGGTGTGTCGCGCGGTGACGGGCCTCCGCAGGATCCACCGGCGGAGGACTCCCTGTGGGGGATGTCGCGGGTGGTGGCGGGCTCGGTGGCCGCCACCGGGCTCGCCGGGGTGTTCTTCTGCGAGCTCCGCCGCCGTGGCGGCCTTGCCGCACCGGCGCTGCTGCACGTCGCGACCAACTCGCTGGGCTACCTGTTCGCCCGCCTCGCCCCGGCCGATCCCGCCCGGCCGGGTGACCGTCGCACCGCCGCCTGACCGCCTGACCGCCTGACCGCCTGACCGCCTGACCGCCTGACCGACGCCCCCATGCCGTCGGGGCGAGCACCACCAAGAGGGCCGGGCCGGTCCTCCGCAACGCCCACGCGGCGTGGCGAGAGGCCCCCTCGTGTATGAGGGGGAGGAGCCACGAGGAGTCACCGGGCGGACCCTGTCCGGGCGGCTCAGCGCCGTGCCGGGAACCGTCCCCGGGCCGCCAGTTCGATCGTGACGAGTACGGCCGCCGCCTCGGCGGCCAGCAGCGCGACCAGCACGACGACCTGCACCACCCCGGCCTGGATCGGGCTCGCCCCGCCGAGCAGCATCCCCACGAACGCGCCGGGCAGTGTGACCAGCCCCACGGTCGAGGTCTGGTCCAGCGCGGGCACCAGCGCCTGGGCGGCGGCCGGGCGGCAGATCTCCAGCGCCGCGTCCCGCTCGGACAGGCCCAGGGCGAGCGCCGCCTCGACCTCCCCGCGCCGCTGTACGAGCTCCTCCACCGCCCGCCGGCCCGCGAGCGCCGTGGCCGTCAGGCATCCTCCGAGGAGGATGCCCGCGACGGGGATCAACGTGATGCCCTTCAACGGCACGGTCCCGGTGGCGACGAGCAGCACCAGGACCGGCAGCGTCCCCGCCGCCACCGGCACGGCGGCCCATCGGACCGCCCGTCCCGAGGTGATCCTGCGCCCTGCGGTCAGGCTTGCCACGCCGTACATGACGAGCACGAAGGCGGCCACGGCGAGCGGGCGCTGGACGGCCCAGACGATGACCAGCGCCACCGCGCCGAGCTGGACGGCCGCCCGCAGGCACGCGACGAGGACGGCGCGGGCGTGCCCGAGACGGCCGAGCAGGGTGACGGCCGCGCCCAGCAGGGCCAGCAGGACGACGACGGCGACGGTGACCGGGGACAGCGTGATGGTGCTCACGAAGATGAGCTTCCCCCGGCGGCGGGGCCGTGCCCACCGCCGACCCGGCTCAGGCGGTGGGGACCCGCTGGAAGGACTCGGCGTAGCGGCCCTCGCCGAAGCCCGCCTCGACCGCGATCTGGGAGAAACGGGTGCGGAGGAAGTCTTCGAACCCTTCGGCGTGGCTGGTCTGGCTCACATGGGCGCGCAGCGCGGCGACCTTGCGTTCGAAGGCGTCGGTGATGTCGACATGGTGGTCGGAGGTCTGGCCGCCGTTGAGCCAGACCTCCGGGACCGTCCACGCCTCAAGGCCCTCGTCGAGCAGGAGCGTGGGGAAGGTGTAGGGGTTGCGCGCGTCGGGGTAGACGGCGTCGAGCGTGCAGCCGCCGACCGCGCGGTGGTCGGGATGGCTGGGAGCGACGAACCGGTAGTTGCGTTCGGGGGTGTGAGTGATCACCAGGTCGGGTCTGACCTGGCGGATGACCCGGGTGATGTCGCGTCGCAGGTCCAGGCTCTGCACGACGGTCCCGT from Streptosporangium sp. NBC_01756 includes the following:
- a CDS encoding ABC transporter permease, with amino-acid sequence MSTITLSPVTVAVVVLLALLGAAVTLLGRLGHARAVLVACLRAAVQLGAVALVIVWAVQRPLAVAAFVLVMYGVASLTAGRRITSGRAVRWAAVPVAAGTLPVLVLLVATGTVPLKGITLIPVAGILLGGCLTATALAGRRAVEELVQRRGEVEAALALGLSERDAALEICRPAAAQALVPALDQTSTVGLVTLPGAFVGMLLGGASPIQAGVVQVVVLVALLAAEAAAVLVTIELAARGRFPARR
- a CDS encoding PIG-L deacetylase family protein; its protein translation is MLSENEINRVLVVTAHPDDVDFAAAGSIAGFTDRGVEVTYCVVTDGDAGGFDRELDNGGMAELRRTEQTNAAKIVGVSDLRFLGYHDGTVVQSLDLRRDITRVIRQVRPDLVITHTPERNYRFVAPSHPDHRAVGGCTLDAVYPDARNPYTFPTLLLDEGLEAWTVPEVWLNGGQTSDHHVDITDAFERKVAALRAHVSQTSHAEGFEDFLRTRFSQIAVEAGFGEGRYAESFQRVPTA
- a CDS encoding neutral zinc metallopeptidase, which encodes MKALRCLLVLLMITIAGCGSERPDTVATPTPPAPLGQTFESDLQLAKELSESYWRQVFSADGLAYRPITAFTPYRGSGGPDCGGEPSIPNNAFYCPAGHFIAYDADWMRRLYDEMGDGAVYVIIPHELGHAVQAQLNSGFRLNVEQELQADCYAGGTLSALVKGGSLQTEPGDEDELLLNLAAAGDPTDDWLRPDAHGTAEQRQTVFAQGYNQGTRAC
- a CDS encoding CPBP family intramembrane glutamic endopeptidase — translated: MKAERRATLAGAVAVLAAANVLNNRLAPRLAPLTSAAATGVLLALARRSGLSWSELGFHRRSRGLRIGGALASAVAAVYGAGIAIPATRRFFRDERALSLSRSRALEEALLQVPIGTVLLEEVGFRGVLHALLARSYGPRTAVAVSSALFGLWHVLPAIDMTAANPALSGLVSVETPGDGDVPCGGSRGGVPRGDSGGVPRDDGSRGDGGGVSRGDGPPQDPPAEDSLWGMSRVVAGSVAATGLAGVFFCELRRRGGLAAPALLHVATNSLGYLFARLAPADPARPGDRRTAA
- a CDS encoding WhiB family transcriptional regulator — encoded protein: MRRTVREIGWAVRGACRASDPELFFPLAQSADQEARAKAVCAGCPVLADCRAYAVRAAEPEGIWGGLTVQERRSLRFPSGWRQPATG